The following are encoded in a window of Pseudomonas sp. JQ170C genomic DNA:
- the eat gene encoding ethanolamine permease, which yields MPSDHTGSAPAGSSVDFEKVGSDYFQQRELKKGAAGWVLLVGLGVAYVISGDYAGWNFGLAQGGWGGMFLATLLMATMYLCMCFSLAELSSMIPTAGGGYGFARSAFGPWGGFLTGTAILIEYAIAPAAIAVFIGAYCQSLFGIGGWMIYLAFYIIFIGIHIFGVGEALKLMFIITAVAAIALGVFLVAMVPHFDVNNLFDIAQTDAVGASSFLPFGYVGVWAAIPYAIWFFLAVEGVPLAAEETKNPKRDLPRGLIGAMLVLLAFALLILVVGPGGAGAEALKASGNPLVEALSKAYGGNTWMGGFVNLVGLAGLIASFFSIIYAYSRQIFALSRAGYLPRKLSQTNKSKAPVLALVIPGIIGFALSLTGQGDLLILVAVFGATLSYVLMMAAHITLRIRRPKMERPYRTPGGIFTSGVALVLACLAVVAGFLVDPRVVIGAAVIYGVLIAYFAFYSRHHLVAGTPEEEFAAIQKAEEALH from the coding sequence ATGCCAAGCGATCACACCGGCAGCGCGCCGGCAGGCTCTTCTGTCGACTTCGAGAAAGTCGGTTCCGACTACTTCCAACAACGTGAACTGAAAAAGGGCGCGGCAGGCTGGGTACTGCTGGTGGGTCTGGGAGTCGCCTATGTGATTTCCGGCGACTACGCCGGCTGGAACTTCGGCCTGGCCCAGGGTGGCTGGGGCGGTATGTTCCTGGCCACCTTGCTGATGGCCACCATGTACCTGTGCATGTGTTTTTCGCTGGCCGAACTGTCTTCGATGATCCCCACCGCCGGTGGCGGCTACGGCTTTGCCCGCAGTGCATTCGGGCCCTGGGGCGGGTTTCTGACCGGTACCGCGATCCTCATCGAGTATGCGATTGCCCCGGCCGCCATTGCCGTGTTCATCGGCGCCTATTGCCAGTCGTTGTTTGGTATCGGCGGCTGGATGATCTACCTCGCCTTCTACATCATCTTCATCGGTATCCACATCTTCGGCGTGGGTGAAGCGCTCAAGCTGATGTTCATCATCACCGCCGTGGCAGCCATTGCCCTGGGCGTGTTCCTGGTGGCGATGGTGCCGCATTTCGATGTGAACAACCTGTTCGACATTGCCCAGACCGACGCCGTTGGCGCCAGCAGCTTCCTGCCATTCGGCTATGTGGGCGTGTGGGCGGCAATCCCCTACGCGATCTGGTTTTTCCTCGCGGTCGAAGGCGTGCCACTGGCCGCCGAAGAAACCAAGAACCCCAAGCGCGACCTGCCCCGCGGCCTGATCGGCGCCATGCTGGTGCTGCTGGCCTTTGCCTTGCTGATCCTGGTGGTTGGCCCAGGCGGCGCCGGTGCCGAAGCCCTGAAGGCCTCCGGCAACCCGCTGGTGGAGGCGCTGTCCAAAGCCTACGGCGGCAACACCTGGATGGGCGGCTTCGTCAACCTGGTGGGCCTGGCCGGCCTGATCGCCAGTTTCTTCTCGATCATCTACGCCTACTCGCGGCAGATCTTTGCCCTGTCCCGTGCTGGCTACCTGCCGCGCAAGCTTTCGCAGACCAACAAGAGCAAGGCCCCGGTGCTGGCCCTGGTGATCCCCGGGATCATCGGCTTCGCCCTGTCGCTGACCGGCCAGGGTGACCTGTTGATCCTGGTGGCGGTGTTCGGCGCTACGCTGTCTTATGTACTGATGATGGCTGCGCACATCACCCTGCGCATTCGCCGCCCCAAAATGGAGCGCCCGTATCGTACGCCGGGCGGCATCTTCACCTCCGGTGTGGCCCTGGTGCTGGCCTGCCTTGCTGTCGTCGCAGGCTTCCTGGTCGACCCCAGGGTCGTAATTGGCGCTGCGGTGATTTATGGGGTATTGATTGCCTACTTTGCTTTCTACAGTCGGCACCACCTGGTCGCCGGGACACCGGAAGAAGAATTCGCAGCGATCCAGAAGGCCGAAGAGGCCCTGCACTGA
- the eutC gene encoding ethanolamine ammonia-lyase subunit EutC — MANTPQHDNSANPWLELRRLTPARIALGRTGTSLPTGAQLDFQFAHAQARDAVHLAFNHQGLRAQLSERGRDSLVLHSAAADRHSYLQRPDLGRRLHEDSAQQLREHALANPGGVDLAIVVADGLSALAVHRHTLPFLARFEEQAAADGWSTAPVVLVEQGRVAVADEVGELLGAKMTVILIGERPGLSSPDSLGLYFTYNPRVGLTDAYRNCISNVRLEGLSYGMAAHRLLYLMREACRRQLSGVNLKDEAQVHTLESEADTPTKGNFLLSKP, encoded by the coding sequence ATGGCCAACACTCCACAGCACGACAACAGCGCCAATCCCTGGCTGGAACTGCGCCGCCTGACCCCGGCGCGCATCGCCCTGGGCCGCACCGGCACCAGCCTGCCCACCGGTGCCCAGCTGGACTTCCAGTTCGCCCACGCCCAGGCCCGCGATGCGGTGCACCTGGCGTTCAATCACCAGGGGCTCCGCGCGCAACTCAGCGAGCGCGGCCGCGACAGCCTGGTGCTGCACAGCGCCGCTGCCGATCGCCACAGTTATCTGCAGCGTCCCGACCTGGGCCGGCGCCTGCACGAAGACTCGGCCCAGCAACTGCGCGAGCATGCCCTGGCCAACCCGGGCGGCGTCGACCTTGCCATCGTGGTTGCCGATGGCCTCTCGGCGCTGGCCGTACACCGCCACACCCTGCCGTTTCTGGCGCGTTTTGAAGAACAAGCCGCTGCCGACGGCTGGTCCACCGCCCCCGTGGTGCTGGTGGAGCAAGGCCGCGTCGCGGTAGCCGACGAGGTGGGCGAGCTGCTGGGGGCGAAAATGACCGTGATCCTGATCGGCGAACGCCCGGGCTTGAGCTCGCCAGACAGCCTGGGGCTGTATTTCACCTATAACCCCAGGGTCGGACTGACCGACGCCTACCGCAACTGCATCTCCAACGTGCGCCTGGAGGGCCTGAGCTACGGCATGGCGGCACATCGCCTGCTGTACCTCATGCGTGAGGCCTGCCGCCGACAGCTGTCCGGGGTCAATCTGAAGGACGAAGCGCAAGTACACACGCTCGAGTCAGAAGCCGACACACCTACCAAAGGCAATTTCCTGCTCAGCAAACCGTGA
- the mpl gene encoding UDP-N-acetylmuramate:L-alanyl-gamma-D-glutamyl-meso-diaminopimelate ligase: MHIHILGICGTFMGSLAVLAKELGHRVTGSDANVYPPMSTQLEAQGIELTQGYDAAQLDPAPDLVVIGNALSRGNPAVEYVLNKGLPYVSGPQWLADHVLQGRWVLAVAGTHGKTTTSSMLAWVLEHAGMSPGFLIGGVPQNFSVSARLGGTPFFVVEADEYDSAFFDKRSKFVHYRPRTAILNNLEFDHADIFPDLAAIERQFHHLVRTIPSEGLVIHPTTELAIERVIKMGCWTPVQTTGEGGQWQVKLLSADGSRFEVSFEGETQGVVEWELTGQHNVANALATLAAARHVGVVPAMGIAALSAFKSVKRRMEKVAEVQGVTIYDDFAHHPTAIATTLDGLRKRIGDAPLIAVIEPRSNSMKLGAHRDGLPESVNDADQVIWYAPPNLGWDLAATAAECKVPAVVADSLEAIIERVKSQAKPGTQVVIMSNGGFGGLHGKLAEALK, encoded by the coding sequence ATGCACATTCATATTCTCGGTATTTGCGGCACTTTCATGGGTTCGCTGGCGGTGCTGGCCAAAGAGCTCGGTCATCGCGTCACAGGCTCCGACGCCAATGTCTATCCCCCCATGAGCACCCAGCTTGAGGCCCAGGGCATCGAGCTGACCCAGGGCTACGACGCCGCCCAGCTGGACCCGGCGCCCGATCTGGTGGTGATTGGCAACGCACTGTCCCGTGGCAATCCTGCGGTGGAATACGTGCTCAACAAGGGCCTGCCTTACGTGTCGGGTCCGCAGTGGCTGGCCGACCATGTGCTGCAAGGTCGCTGGGTGCTGGCGGTTGCCGGCACGCATGGCAAGACCACCACCAGCAGCATGCTGGCCTGGGTGCTGGAACATGCCGGCATGAGCCCGGGCTTTTTGATTGGCGGTGTGCCACAGAACTTCTCGGTGTCGGCGCGCTTGGGCGGCACGCCGTTCTTCGTGGTCGAGGCTGACGAATACGACAGCGCCTTCTTCGACAAGCGCTCGAAGTTTGTCCACTACCGCCCGCGTACTGCGATCCTCAACAACCTCGAGTTCGATCACGCGGATATCTTCCCTGATCTGGCAGCGATCGAGCGTCAGTTCCATCACTTGGTGCGCACCATTCCGAGTGAAGGTCTGGTCATTCATCCGACCACCGAGCTTGCGATCGAGCGGGTCATCAAGATGGGCTGCTGGACACCGGTACAAACCACCGGCGAAGGCGGGCAGTGGCAGGTCAAGCTGCTCAGCGCCGACGGTTCGCGTTTTGAAGTCAGCTTTGAAGGCGAGACTCAAGGCGTGGTCGAGTGGGAACTGACCGGCCAGCACAACGTGGCCAACGCCCTGGCAACCCTGGCCGCAGCCCGCCATGTTGGTGTGGTACCGGCGATGGGTATTGCCGCATTGAGCGCATTCAAGAGCGTCAAGCGTCGCATGGAGAAAGTCGCCGAAGTGCAGGGCGTGACCATCTATGACGACTTCGCGCACCACCCGACTGCTATTGCCACCACCCTCGACGGCCTGCGCAAGCGCATTGGCGATGCGCCGCTGATCGCGGTGATCGAGCCTCGTTCCAACTCGATGAAGCTGGGCGCGCACCGCGATGGCTTGCCGGAAAGCGTCAACGATGCCGACCAGGTCATCTGGTATGCGCCACCCAACCTGGGGTGGGACCTGGCCGCCACTGCCGCCGAGTGCAAGGTGCCTGCCGTGGTTGCCGACAGCCTTGAAGCGATCATCGAGCGGGTCAAGAGCCAGGCCAAGCCCGGCACCCAGGTGGTGATCATGAGTAACGGTGGTTTTGGCGGGCTGCACGGCAAGCTGGCCGAGGCGCTGAAATGA
- a CDS encoding ethanolamine ammonia-lyase subunit EutB: MASFVHTAGQQTYRFDSLKEVMAKASPARSGDFLAGVAASNDGERVAAQMALADIPLKHFLTEALIPYEEDEVTRLIIDTHDAQAFAPVSHLTVGGLRDWLLSEAADETSLRALAPGLTPEMAAAVSKVMRVQDLVLVAQKIRVVTRFRGTMGLRGRLSTRLQPNHPTDEPAGIAASILDGLLYGNGDAMIGINPATDSIASICALLEMLDAIIQRYDIPTQACVLTHVTTSIEAINRGVPLDLVFQSIAGTEAANASFGINLNVLQEGYDAGLSLKRGTLGQNLMYFETGQGSALSANAHHGVDQQTCETRAYAVARHFKPFLVNTVVGFIGPEYLYNGKQIIRAGLEDHFCGKLLGVPMGCDICYTNHAEADQDDMDMLLTLLGVAGINFIMGIPGSDDIMLNYQTTSFHDALYARQTLGLKPAPEFEAWLARMGIFTQADGRVRFGDNLPPAFRQALAQLG; the protein is encoded by the coding sequence ATGGCAAGTTTTGTACACACGGCAGGTCAACAGACCTACCGCTTCGACAGCCTCAAAGAAGTCATGGCCAAGGCCAGCCCCGCTCGCTCGGGCGACTTTCTCGCCGGGGTGGCGGCCAGCAATGACGGTGAACGGGTCGCCGCGCAAATGGCCCTGGCCGACATCCCCCTCAAGCACTTTTTGACTGAAGCCCTGATCCCTTACGAGGAAGACGAAGTCACCCGGCTGATCATCGACACCCATGATGCCCAGGCCTTTGCCCCGGTCAGCCACCTGACCGTAGGTGGCCTGCGCGACTGGCTGCTGAGCGAAGCCGCCGACGAAACCAGCCTGCGCGCGCTGGCCCCGGGGCTGACCCCGGAAATGGCCGCTGCGGTGTCGAAAGTCATGCGTGTGCAGGACCTGGTACTGGTGGCCCAGAAGATCCGTGTGGTCACCCGTTTTCGCGGCACCATGGGCCTGCGCGGGCGCCTGTCGACCCGCCTACAACCCAACCACCCCACCGATGAACCCGCCGGCATCGCCGCGAGCATCCTCGACGGCCTGTTGTACGGCAACGGCGACGCCATGATCGGCATCAACCCGGCCACCGACAGCATCGCCTCGATCTGCGCGCTGCTGGAAATGCTCGACGCCATCATCCAGCGCTATGACATTCCCACCCAGGCCTGCGTGCTCACCCACGTGACCACCTCGATCGAAGCGATCAACCGCGGCGTGCCGCTGGACCTGGTGTTCCAGTCGATTGCCGGTACCGAGGCGGCCAACGCCAGTTTCGGCATCAACCTCAATGTGCTGCAGGAAGGCTATGACGCAGGCCTCAGCCTCAAGCGCGGCACCCTGGGGCAGAACCTGATGTATTTCGAGACCGGCCAGGGCAGCGCCCTGTCGGCCAACGCCCACCATGGCGTCGACCAGCAAACCTGCGAAACCCGCGCTTACGCCGTGGCCCGGCATTTCAAGCCGTTCCTGGTGAACACCGTGGTCGGCTTCATCGGCCCGGAATACCTGTACAACGGCAAGCAGATCATCCGTGCCGGCCTCGAGGACCACTTCTGCGGCAAGCTGCTGGGCGTGCCCATGGGCTGCGATATCTGCTACACCAACCATGCCGAAGCCGACCAGGACGACATGGACATGCTCCTGACCCTGCTGGGCGTAGCCGGCATCAACTTCATCATGGGCATCCCCGGCTCCGACGACATCATGCTCAACTACCAGACCACTTCCTTCCACGACGCGCTGTATGCCCGCCAGACCCTGGGTTTGAAACCGGCGCCGGAATTCGAGGCCTGGCTGGCGCGCATGGGCATCTTCACCCAGGCCGATGGCCGGGTCCGTTTTGGTGACAACCTGCCACCGGCCTTCCGCCAGGCCCTGGCGCAACTGGGATAA
- a CDS encoding GNAT family N-acetyltransferase yields the protein MRIIKATLEHLDLLAPLFVKYREFYGQLPFPDSSRKFLKKRLERGESLIYLALPDDDDNKLMGFCQLYPSFSSLSLKRVWILNDIYVAEDSRRMLVADHLMREAKQMAKDTNAVRMRVSTSNDNEVAMKTYESIGFREDTEFKNYILPISAD from the coding sequence ATGCGAATCATAAAAGCAACCCTGGAACATCTGGACCTGCTTGCCCCACTCTTCGTCAAATACCGCGAGTTCTATGGGCAACTGCCCTTCCCGGACTCCTCGCGCAAGTTCCTGAAAAAACGCCTGGAACGTGGCGAGTCGTTGATCTACCTGGCCCTGCCGGATGATGACGACAACAAGCTGATGGGGTTCTGCCAGCTATACCCAAGCTTTTCGTCGCTCTCGCTCAAGCGCGTGTGGATTCTCAACGACATCTACGTGGCTGAGGACTCCCGGCGCATGCTGGTGGCCGACCACCTGATGCGCGAGGCCAAGCAGATGGCCAAGGACACCAACGCCGTGCGCATGCGGGTTTCGACCAGCAACGACAATGAAGTGGCGATGAAAACCTACGAATCCATCGGCTTTCGTGAAGACACCGAGTTCAAGAACTACATCCTGCCCATCAGCGCCGACTGA
- the exaC gene encoding acetaldehyde dehydrogenase ExaC — protein sequence MRYAHPGTEGAKVTFKSRYGNYIGGEFVAPVKGQYFENISPVNGKLIAEFPRSGPEDIEKALDAAHAAADAWGTTSAQARSLILLKIADRIEQNLELLAITETWDNGKAIRETLNADIPLAADHFRYFAGCLRAQEGGAAEIDGNTVAYHIHEPLGVVGQIIPWNFPILMAAWKLAPALAAGNCVVLKPAEQTPLGISVLLEVIGDLLPPGVLNVVQGYGREAGEALATSKRIAKIAFTGSTPVGSHIMKCAAENIIPSTVELGGKSPNIFFEDIMQAEQSFIEKAAEGLVLAFFNQGEVCTCPSRALVQESIYPAFMQEVMKKIKQIKRGDPLDTDTMVGAQASEQQFDKILSYLEIAEKEGAELLTGGKVEKLEGNLATGFYIQPTLLKGNNQMRVFQEEIFGPVVSVTTFKDEAEALAIANDTEFGLGAGVWTRDINRAYRMGRGIKAGRVWTNCYHLYPAHAAFGGYKKSGVGRETHKMMLDHYQQTKNLLVSYDINPLGFF from the coding sequence ATGCGTTATGCACATCCCGGTACCGAAGGCGCGAAAGTCACCTTCAAAAGCCGTTACGGGAATTACATCGGTGGCGAGTTCGTAGCTCCAGTCAAAGGGCAGTACTTTGAAAACATCTCGCCTGTAAACGGCAAACTGATCGCCGAATTCCCGCGCTCCGGTCCCGAAGACATCGAAAAAGCCCTGGACGCCGCCCATGCTGCCGCAGACGCCTGGGGCACAACCTCGGCCCAGGCCCGCTCGCTGATCCTGCTGAAGATCGCCGACCGCATCGAACAGAACCTCGAACTGCTGGCCATCACCGAAACCTGGGACAACGGCAAGGCCATCCGCGAAACCCTGAACGCCGATATCCCCCTGGCCGCTGACCACTTCCGCTACTTCGCCGGCTGCCTGCGCGCCCAGGAAGGCGGCGCCGCGGAAATCGACGGCAACACCGTGGCCTACCACATCCATGAACCCCTGGGCGTGGTCGGTCAGATCATCCCGTGGAACTTCCCGATCCTGATGGCCGCCTGGAAACTTGCTCCGGCCCTGGCCGCCGGTAACTGCGTGGTGCTCAAGCCTGCCGAGCAGACGCCGCTGGGCATCAGCGTGCTGCTGGAAGTGATCGGCGACCTGCTGCCACCTGGTGTGCTCAACGTGGTGCAAGGCTATGGCCGCGAAGCCGGCGAAGCCCTGGCCACCAGCAAGCGCATCGCCAAGATCGCCTTCACCGGCTCTACCCCGGTGGGCTCGCACATCATGAAATGCGCTGCCGAGAACATCATCCCGTCCACCGTGGAGCTGGGTGGCAAATCGCCGAACATCTTCTTTGAAGACATCATGCAGGCCGAGCAGTCGTTCATCGAGAAGGCCGCCGAAGGCCTGGTGCTGGCCTTCTTCAACCAGGGTGAGGTGTGCACCTGCCCGTCACGGGCACTGGTGCAGGAGTCGATCTACCCGGCGTTCATGCAAGAGGTGATGAAGAAGATCAAGCAGATCAAGCGCGGCGACCCGCTGGACACCGACACCATGGTCGGCGCCCAGGCCTCCGAGCAGCAGTTCGACAAGATCCTCTCGTACCTGGAGATCGCCGAGAAAGAAGGCGCCGAGCTGCTCACCGGCGGCAAGGTGGAGAAACTCGAAGGCAACCTTGCCACCGGTTTCTACATCCAGCCGACCCTGCTCAAGGGCAACAACCAGATGCGCGTGTTCCAGGAAGAAATCTTCGGCCCGGTGGTGAGTGTCACCACCTTCAAGGACGAAGCCGAAGCCCTGGCGATTGCCAACGACACCGAGTTCGGTCTGGGTGCCGGCGTATGGACCCGCGACATCAACCGCGCCTACCGCATGGGCCGCGGCATCAAGGCAGGCCGTGTGTGGACCAACTGCTACCACCTGTACCCGGCGCATGCTGCGTTCGGCGGCTACAAGAAGTCCGGCGTCGGCCGTGAAACCCATAAAATGATGCTCGACCACTACCAGCAAACCAAAAACCTGCTGGTGAGCTACGACATCAACCCGCTGGGCTTCTTCTAA